Proteins co-encoded in one Metabacillus sp. KUDC1714 genomic window:
- a CDS encoding alpha-D-ribose 1-methylphosphonate 5-phosphate C-P-lyase PhnJ: MNMEVTQTYNYAFLDEGSKREIRRSVLKAVAIPGYQVPFASREMPIGRGWGTGGLQITLSLIGETDILKVIDQGHDDSVNAVSIKRLVENCSNVSTTENSEDASIIQSRHRIPEIPLRDDQILVLQVPLPEPLRRVEAKEKDTKRLHAEMDYSSIWLRLYEDIVRWGKITIGADYPSMVNGRYIFNPSPIPRYDLLKLHQANGLFLFGAGREKKIYAIPPFTDVKPLEFDDYPFEVEKFDGLTCHSCGSKDVFLDEIYDADTGKKRFQCSDTGYCQTRQKESGYLV; the protein is encoded by the coding sequence ATGAATATGGAAGTTACACAAACTTACAATTATGCCTTTTTAGATGAAGGATCTAAAAGGGAAATAAGACGGTCAGTACTTAAAGCTGTTGCGATTCCTGGATACCAAGTTCCATTTGCATCAAGAGAGATGCCAATCGGAAGGGGATGGGGGACAGGAGGGTTACAAATCACTCTTTCGTTAATAGGTGAAACAGATATTTTAAAAGTAATTGACCAGGGTCACGATGACAGTGTAAATGCAGTTAGTATTAAACGTTTAGTAGAAAATTGCTCGAATGTGAGCACAACAGAGAATTCAGAGGATGCTTCTATCATTCAATCAAGGCACAGAATTCCCGAAATTCCTTTAAGAGATGATCAAATATTAGTTTTACAGGTTCCACTTCCTGAACCTTTAAGAAGAGTAGAAGCGAAAGAAAAAGATACAAAAAGGCTTCATGCAGAAATGGATTACAGCAGTATCTGGCTAAGATTATATGAGGACATTGTGAGATGGGGGAAAATCACGATTGGTGCTGATTATCCGAGTATGGTTAACGGAAGGTATATCTTTAACCCGAGTCCAATTCCTCGTTATGATTTATTAAAATTACATCAAGCAAACGGATTATTTTTATTCGGAGCAGGTCGAGAAAAGAAAATTTATGCTATTCCTCCTTTTACAGATGTAAAGCCATTGGAATTTGATGATTATCCATTTGAGGTAGAAAAATTTGATGGGTTAACATGCCATTCATGTGGCAGTAAAGATGTGTTCCTTGATGAGATTTATGATGCTGATACTGGTAAGAAACGATTCCAATGCTCTGACACTGGATACTGTCAAACGAGGCAAAAGGAAAGTGGGTATTTAGTATGA
- a CDS encoding ATP-binding cassette domain-containing protein: MKTQQLQLKKPELEVKGLNKRYGKGCSNCQTPEMLHVKDNRCQHCGSVWACIDVNFELYKGEILGIVGESGSGKSSLVKSLYFDDAISSGSATISTYKNGEVNIFTESAQQKRYIRNYIMGMVYQNPYLGLKMSFSSGGNIAEKLIASGTFHVGSIRDRARQLLEHVEIPLARMDELPKNFSGGMQQRVQISKALANNPPILLLDEVTTGLDLSVQARVLDLIRKIQRDLGVAMIVVSHDLGVIRMLADRTMVMRHGRVVERGLTDQILEDPQHPYTQQLVHSLL; encoded by the coding sequence ATGAAGACTCAGCAGCTACAATTGAAAAAACCTGAACTTGAAGTGAAGGGCTTAAATAAGAGGTATGGAAAAGGGTGTTCAAATTGTCAAACACCTGAAATGCTTCATGTAAAAGATAATCGTTGTCAACATTGTGGAAGTGTTTGGGCTTGTATTGATGTGAATTTTGAATTGTATAAAGGTGAAATTTTAGGAATAGTTGGAGAAAGTGGTTCTGGAAAAAGTTCATTAGTCAAGAGCTTATATTTTGATGATGCTATTTCATCTGGAAGTGCGACCATTTCTACATATAAAAATGGCGAGGTGAATATTTTTACAGAATCTGCACAACAAAAGCGTTATATTCGAAATTACATTATGGGCATGGTCTATCAAAACCCATATTTGGGGTTGAAAATGTCCTTTTCAAGTGGTGGAAATATAGCAGAAAAATTAATAGCATCAGGTACTTTTCACGTTGGTTCGATACGTGATCGAGCAAGGCAGTTATTGGAACATGTTGAAATACCGTTAGCAAGGATGGATGAACTTCCGAAGAATTTCAGCGGAGGGATGCAACAAAGAGTGCAAATTTCTAAAGCTTTAGCCAATAATCCACCGATCCTTTTGCTTGATGAAGTAACGACTGGTTTAGACCTTTCCGTACAAGCAAGAGTATTAGATTTAATTCGAAAAATCCAAAGGGATTTAGGAGTGGCTATGATTGTTGTTTCGCATGATTTAGGTGTTATTAGGATGCTTGCTGATCGCACAATGGTTATGAGACATGGAAGAGTCGTTGAGAGAGGACTTACGGATCAAATACTAGAGGACCCTCAACATCCATATACACAGCAGTTAGTGCATTCTCTTTTATAA
- a CDS encoding alpha-D-ribose 1-methylphosphonate 5-triphosphate diphosphatase yields MNTLKIYSANIVTPEKVIYNGTVVIKDDKITEVLDGLPEQLQPEDINAKGSWVLPGLVDSHSDAIEMELEPRPSSTFPIEVSFYELEKKLVGEGITTIYHSLSLLEENAKKFVRQNKTVLSVIEDINRLSQGAYLIRHKTHLRYEITNLSAVNEVKELIKKQKIDQLSFMDHTPGQGQFRDIEIHKKLLIDHRRFSEEEAMEIIEHSRKQVKLEEHVVKELADLAHEHRIPIASHDDDTLEKLEVVKEWNATISEFPIELQIAKKAKEMGLFIVMGAPNALLGKSHSNNLSAMEALEHKLVDILCSDYYPSSLLHAAFKLHSQGTPIYEAIKMVSLNPAKALYIDHEVGSIEVGKKADLLIVSEEQSRPVLQTVLVNGKVVCQMNYQMPLTVGGRV; encoded by the coding sequence ATGAACACACTTAAGATATACTCCGCAAATATTGTCACACCTGAAAAGGTCATTTATAACGGCACTGTTGTCATTAAAGATGACAAAATTACTGAAGTTTTAGATGGTCTCCCTGAGCAGTTACAACCAGAGGATATTAATGCAAAAGGAAGCTGGGTCCTACCAGGATTAGTTGATTCACATAGTGATGCAATTGAAATGGAGCTTGAGCCTCGTCCAAGCAGTACTTTTCCGATTGAGGTTTCGTTTTATGAACTAGAGAAAAAGCTTGTTGGAGAAGGAATTACCACAATCTATCATTCTCTCTCTTTGCTTGAAGAAAACGCAAAAAAGTTTGTAAGACAAAATAAAACAGTTTTATCAGTTATAGAAGATATTAATCGATTGTCACAAGGAGCGTATCTTATTCGTCATAAGACTCATCTAAGGTACGAGATTACAAATTTAAGTGCAGTCAATGAGGTAAAGGAATTGATAAAAAAACAGAAAATCGATCAGCTTTCTTTTATGGATCACACTCCTGGACAAGGACAATTTCGTGATATTGAAATTCATAAAAAGCTATTAATTGACCACCGTCGTTTTTCTGAAGAAGAAGCAATGGAAATTATTGAGCATAGTAGAAAACAAGTTAAGTTAGAGGAGCATGTAGTAAAGGAATTGGCTGATTTAGCACATGAACATCGAATTCCTATTGCATCACATGATGATGACACATTAGAAAAACTCGAGGTTGTAAAAGAATGGAATGCAACAATTAGTGAGTTTCCAATTGAGCTTCAAATAGCGAAGAAGGCAAAAGAAATGGGACTATTTATTGTGATGGGTGCACCTAATGCTTTGCTTGGCAAATCCCATAGTAACAATCTTTCAGCGATGGAAGCATTAGAACATAAACTTGTCGATATTTTATGCTCAGATTATTATCCATCATCATTACTGCATGCAGCTTTTAAATTACATAGTCAAGGCACTCCAATCTATGAAGCAATCAAAATGGTTTCATTGAACCCTGCAAAAGCTTTATATATTGATCATGAGGTCGGTTCTATTGAAGTTGGAAAAAAAGCTGATTTACTTATTGTGAGCGAGGAGCAGTCACGTCCAGTGCTACAGACAGTACTTGTTAATGGGAAAGTAGTTTGTCAAATGAACTATCAAATGCCGCTAACTGTTGGCGGAAGAGTGTAA
- a CDS encoding DapH/DapD/GlmU-related protein, producing the protein MIKQLGVKPTIHASAQVENSFIGEWTEIGPNTKIEESYFGDYSYTAGDAEIIYSSIGKFCSIASHVRINPVNHPMWRVTQHHLTYRLTQYDLADHDDTDFFDWRREHHVNVGHDVWIGHGAIIMPGVTIGTGAVIGAGSVVTKDVPAYTIAVGVPAKPIKRRFSEEVADKIMRIEWWNWDRRLIEERFSDLNNIENFILKYS; encoded by the coding sequence ATGATAAAGCAATTAGGGGTAAAACCAACAATCCATGCTAGTGCACAAGTAGAAAATAGTTTCATAGGAGAGTGGACTGAAATTGGTCCAAATACCAAAATAGAAGAATCATATTTTGGAGATTATAGTTACACTGCAGGAGATGCAGAGATTATATATTCATCTATTGGAAAGTTTTGTTCAATTGCTTCTCATGTTCGAATAAATCCAGTGAATCATCCAATGTGGAGAGTAACACAACATCATCTTACTTATCGATTAACTCAATATGATCTGGCAGATCATGACGATACTGATTTTTTTGACTGGCGAAGAGAACATCATGTTAATGTGGGACATGATGTATGGATTGGTCATGGAGCGATTATTATGCCAGGAGTCACGATTGGAACAGGCGCTGTAATTGGTGCAGGATCAGTTGTCACAAAAGATGTCCCTGCTTATACCATTGCTGTTGGTGTGCCTGCAAAGCCAATTAAAAGGCGGTTTTCAGAGGAAGTAGCAGACAAGATTATGAGAATAGAATGGTGGAATTGGGATAGAAGACTGATTGAAGAACGATTTAGTGATCTCAATAATATAGAGAATTTCATTTTGAAATATTCGTAA
- the phnL gene encoding phosphonate C-P lyase system protein PhnL, producing MAELLSMKELEKTFIMHYLHGEHVVGCKNISFDLNEGEFIGITGKSGAGKSTILKTIYRTYLPTGGKLIFHSDQYGSIDLVTATEREMIALRKKEIGYVSQFLNVMPRVTALEVVMDAILEMGVSAYEAEEKAKNMLAHFRLPESLWDSFPKTFSGGEKLRLNLAQAMVKKPKLLLLDEPTASLDEASKRSVKEMIEQLKQSGTSMIGIFHDLEFMESVVDSHYHLENGVLNKKMVV from the coding sequence ATGGCAGAGCTGCTAAGTATGAAGGAATTAGAAAAGACATTCATTATGCATTATTTACATGGGGAACATGTAGTAGGCTGTAAGAATATTAGTTTTGATTTGAATGAGGGCGAATTTATCGGAATTACAGGAAAAAGCGGTGCAGGAAAATCAACAATATTAAAAACAATTTACCGTACATATTTACCGACAGGAGGAAAACTCATTTTTCACTCTGATCAGTATGGGTCAATTGATCTTGTCACAGCTACCGAGCGTGAAATGATCGCATTACGTAAAAAGGAAATAGGATATGTTTCTCAATTCCTTAATGTGATGCCGAGAGTGACTGCTTTAGAAGTTGTCATGGATGCCATTTTAGAAATGGGAGTTAGTGCATATGAAGCAGAAGAAAAGGCAAAAAATATGTTGGCTCATTTTCGTTTACCAGAATCATTGTGGGATTCATTTCCAAAGACATTCAGTGGTGGAGAAAAGCTTCGGTTAAATTTAGCTCAAGCAATGGTGAAAAAACCCAAGTTATTGTTGCTTGATGAACCAACTGCTTCATTAGATGAGGCATCAAAACGATCAGTAAAAGAAATGATTGAACAGCTCAAACAGTCAGGAACGAGTATGATTGGTATCTTTCATGATCTTGAATTTATGGAATCGGTTGTAGACTCACATTATCATCTGGAAAATGGTGTCTTGAACAAAAAAATGGTTGTTTGA
- a CDS encoding PHP domain-containing protein, with amino-acid sequence MIDLHCHTNISDNSFSIEEVIGLAKDKGVKHLAITDHDTTKGLLQAIQIGQTLGVEIIPGIEISAYDYERNRRAHILGLYITPNHPSIAELCGPLVAKRHEASWQMVKLIKNAGYDIKWEEVNALCEGGTGVYKQHIMHALLNKGYTDKIYGDLYQKLFKRGGTLQEKGLAFVSIDYIDVLDAIRVIKEAGGIPVLAHPGQFDNFSAVDEWARAGLEGIEVLHPLHDNKDEIKARTIAEKLNLIQTGGSDFHGFYGESSNNYIGSKSIGFEHFNQLLERKKVLQMK; translated from the coding sequence ATGATCGATTTACATTGTCATACAAATATATCGGACAATTCTTTTTCAATTGAGGAAGTCATTGGGCTTGCTAAAGACAAAGGTGTTAAGCATTTAGCCATTACCGATCACGATACAACAAAAGGTCTTCTTCAAGCCATCCAAATTGGACAAACCTTAGGCGTAGAAATTATTCCCGGAATCGAGATTTCTGCTTATGATTACGAGCGAAACAGACGTGCACATATATTAGGTTTGTATATTACTCCTAACCATCCATCGATAGCTGAATTGTGCGGACCATTAGTAGCCAAAAGGCATGAGGCATCATGGCAAATGGTGAAACTGATTAAAAATGCTGGATATGATATTAAATGGGAAGAGGTTAATGCCCTATGTGAAGGTGGAACTGGGGTGTATAAACAACATATTATGCATGCATTATTAAACAAAGGCTATACGGACAAAATCTATGGTGATCTATATCAAAAGCTATTTAAAAGAGGGGGAACTTTACAGGAAAAAGGGTTAGCCTTTGTTTCAATTGATTACATTGACGTATTAGATGCCATTCGCGTGATTAAAGAAGCGGGAGGAATTCCGGTCCTAGCCCATCCTGGACAATTTGATAATTTTTCAGCTGTCGATGAGTGGGCCCGTGCAGGCCTTGAAGGAATAGAAGTATTACATCCATTGCACGATAATAAAGATGAAATTAAAGCAAGAACTATTGCTGAGAAATTGAATCTTATTCAAACAGGCGGATCTGATTTTCATGGATTTTATGGAGAATCTTCAAATAACTACATTGGATCTAAAAGTATTGGCTTTGAGCATTTCAATCAATTGCTTGAACGAAAAAAAGTTCTGCAAATGAAATAA